Proteins encoded by one window of Blautia luti:
- a CDS encoding VirD4-like conjugal transfer protein, CD1115 family, whose product MRTENWKKIVTGCGMVLLAAYVGGFFEILFSRSEVCLSPLQCLYAGCGTSSGRKWSMAAVVLLLALTVLVIWRGKDNPLHDERNFEISDQGTYGTAGFMGTQEQKEILQADRGMEHIKGIIFGRELSNGNILSLPVDSRLNRNIAVCGSQGSMKSRAFARVMALQCVRRGESMYITDPKSELYEDLCAYLKEEGYVVKQLNLIQLTHSDAWNCLAEIEDGELIDVFCDVVIRNTTDKFDHFYDNVEMDLLKALCLYVFEEYPQEQKTFPEAYKLLLNKSVEMLDSIFERLPTDHPAKGPYQLFSKAEKVKGNAVLGLGTRLQILQNKMVQQITSHTDIDLSLPGKQKCAYFCITSDQDSTYDMLATLFTSFLSIKLVRLADRTEERVLPVPVSFILDEFPNIGVVPDFKKKLATARSRRIGMSILFQNIPQLQNRYPDNQWEEILGGCDFSIFLGCNDMTTATYYSDRTGEITVSVASIRKNFFTIRATDYVPEYSESRSIGKRQLLLPDEILRYPLDQGILIIRGHNVLRFKKMDYTEHADAGKLKMEKVVDHIPDWYRKWEKQQQEFQILDEQVYEASAPLEKNESPIKENDVQEPLTVNGAVQKTKNKKRTSTGNTVMKVDDLFVKKSKG is encoded by the coding sequence TTGAGAACAGAAAACTGGAAAAAAATCGTGACCGGATGCGGAATGGTTTTGTTAGCAGCATATGTGGGAGGCTTTTTTGAAATCTTGTTTTCCAGATCAGAAGTATGCTTAAGTCCTCTGCAATGTCTGTATGCAGGGTGTGGTACTTCGTCAGGAAGAAAATGGTCAATGGCAGCCGTGGTACTGCTTTTGGCTTTAACGGTACTGGTAATCTGGCGAGGAAAAGACAATCCATTGCATGATGAACGGAATTTTGAGATTTCGGATCAGGGAACTTATGGAACGGCAGGATTTATGGGAACACAGGAACAAAAAGAGATACTGCAGGCAGACCGTGGAATGGAGCATATAAAGGGGATTATTTTCGGAAGGGAGTTGTCTAATGGAAATATATTAAGTCTTCCGGTGGATTCAAGACTGAACCGAAATATCGCGGTATGCGGTTCGCAAGGTTCCATGAAATCCAGGGCTTTCGCAAGAGTGATGGCATTACAGTGTGTGCGCAGGGGTGAGAGTATGTATATTACGGATCCAAAATCAGAACTTTATGAGGATCTTTGTGCGTATCTCAAAGAAGAGGGATATGTTGTAAAGCAGCTGAATCTGATTCAGCTTACCCATTCAGATGCATGGAACTGTCTCGCAGAGATTGAAGACGGGGAGCTGATTGATGTGTTCTGTGATGTCGTGATTCGTAACACAACGGATAAGTTTGATCATTTTTATGACAATGTGGAAATGGATCTCTTAAAAGCTCTGTGCTTATATGTTTTTGAAGAGTATCCACAAGAGCAGAAAACTTTTCCGGAAGCTTATAAATTATTGCTCAATAAAAGTGTGGAAATGCTGGATTCCATTTTTGAAAGGCTTCCAACGGATCATCCGGCAAAAGGTCCCTATCAGTTATTTTCCAAGGCAGAAAAAGTAAAAGGAAATGCTGTGCTTGGTCTTGGAACCCGTCTGCAGATTTTGCAGAATAAGATGGTGCAGCAGATTACGAGCCATACAGATATAGACCTGTCACTGCCGGGAAAGCAAAAGTGTGCGTATTTTTGTATTACTTCGGATCAGGATTCTACATACGATATGCTTGCTACACTGTTTACATCATTTTTAAGTATCAAGCTGGTTCGCCTGGCTGACAGAACGGAAGAACGTGTCCTACCAGTACCGGTAAGTTTTATACTGGATGAATTTCCAAATATCGGTGTTGTTCCGGATTTTAAAAAGAAACTGGCTACGGCCAGATCCCGGCGGATAGGCATGAGCATCCTGTTTCAGAATATTCCACAGCTTCAGAACCGTTATCCGGATAACCAGTGGGAAGAGATCCTTGGCGGCTGTGATTTCTCGATCTTTCTTGGCTGTAATGATATGACAACCGCTACCTACTACAGTGACCGGACCGGTGAGATTACAGTTTCAGTTGCTTCTATCCGAAAGAACTTTTTTACGATCCGTGCCACAGATTATGTGCCGGAATATTCGGAATCACGTTCCATTGGAAAACGGCAGCTCCTTTTGCCAGATGAAATCCTTCGTTATCCGCTGGATCAGGGAATCCTAATCATCCGAGGACACAATGTGCTTCGGTTTAAGAAAATGGATTATACGGAACATGCAGATGCCGGAAAACTGAAGATGGAAAAGGTTGTGGATCATATTCCGGACTGGTATCGAAAGTGGGAAAAACAGCAGCAGGAATTTCAGATACTGGATGAGCAGGTATATGAAGCTTCGGCTCCATTGGAAAAAAATGAGAGTCCGATAAAAGAAAATGACGTGCAAGAACCACTGACTGTAAATGGGGCTGTTCAAAAAACAAAGAATAAAAAGCGGACAAGTACTGGTAATACGGTCATGAAAGTAGATGATCTTTTTGTAAAAAAATCAAAGGGGTGA
- a CDS encoding DUF6017 domain-containing protein, protein MANPFHSTGSPIVDRMCRLQFTGNVIPAAWYRTITRDNGKPNLTAIIILSDVVYWYRPVEIRDELTGQLCGFRKKFKADILQRNYQQLADQFGISKREAVNAVVELEKIGVVRRVFRTVRKGGMRNSNVLFLELNVDVLIQLTYPENLSDAGYHFLKGELSPHKERGATSGCDRISQSNEAYLSFEGDTNTEITEENTDIEYPLCSYQAVERAIRIQISYDALKNDHPYDRRVEEILGLILDVMVSTAPKLRINREEKDIEIVKAQFAKLTKDHVEFVLQSMDDTSTKARNIRAVLLTALYNSVNTINSYYGNRYHFHLAEETRREMEETD, encoded by the coding sequence ATGGCGAATCCTTTTCATTCAACAGGCAGTCCGATTGTGGACCGGATGTGTCGGCTGCAGTTTACCGGAAATGTAATCCCGGCAGCGTGGTATCGTACAATTACCAGAGATAATGGGAAACCCAATCTGACAGCAATCATTATTTTGTCAGATGTTGTGTATTGGTATCGGCCGGTGGAAATCCGAGATGAATTAACGGGACAATTATGTGGATTCAGAAAGAAATTCAAAGCAGATATTTTACAGAGAAATTACCAGCAGCTTGCAGATCAGTTTGGAATCTCAAAAAGAGAAGCTGTGAACGCGGTAGTTGAACTGGAGAAAATAGGAGTTGTGAGAAGAGTTTTTCGAACTGTCAGGAAAGGAGGAATGCGGAACTCAAACGTGCTGTTTCTGGAGCTGAATGTAGATGTCCTGATACAACTGACTTATCCGGAAAATCTGTCAGATGCAGGGTATCACTTCTTAAAGGGAGAGCTGTCACCACACAAAGAGAGAGGTGCCACATCAGGATGTGACAGGATATCACAGTCAAACGAGGCATATCTCTCTTTTGAAGGGGATACAAATACAGAGATTACGGAAGAGAATACAGACATAGAGTATCCACTCTGTTCCTATCAGGCTGTGGAGCGTGCGATTCGGATACAGATTTCTTATGATGCGTTAAAAAACGATCATCCATATGACAGAAGAGTTGAAGAAATCCTGGGACTTATTCTGGATGTAATGGTTTCTACAGCACCTAAACTTCGGATTAACCGTGAGGAAAAAGATATAGAGATTGTGAAAGCACAGTTTGCGAAGCTTACGAAGGATCATGTCGAATTCGTGCTTCAGAGTATGGATGATACCAGCACAAAGGCCAGAAATATCCGAGCGGTGCTCCTGACTGCATTATACAATTCTGTCAATACAATAAACAGCTACTACGGGAACCGCTATCATTTCCATCTGGCAGAAGAAACCAGAAGAGAAATGGAGGAAACGGATTGA
- a CDS encoding DUF6100 family protein produces the protein MEQYIVEARGVLQSCIRRQSEFQYAYLGDMIQETAKTSERLTDKLRRLTLEIVVNPKEYEKYKEDLVLIHGIELEYKDEILRVSAPVLIPHRKDCYTDYLYKPLHTAFRNWCMQRAEEKLEIPTYTNCTICFVHVYDETLPLARVRDHDNYEEKHVQDIITNFFLRSDSGLYTNTCHVTRMGEEDRTLLYVMDSSKFPAWISDFGKETGIEKNHE, from the coding sequence ATGGAACAGTATATAGTGGAAGCAAGAGGGGTATTGCAGTCCTGTATCCGGCGGCAGTCAGAGTTCCAATATGCTTATTTGGGAGATATGATTCAGGAGACTGCGAAAACTTCAGAACGTTTGACAGATAAATTAAGACGCCTGACACTTGAAATAGTAGTAAATCCCAAAGAATATGAGAAATACAAAGAAGATCTGGTACTGATACACGGAATTGAACTGGAGTATAAGGATGAGATTCTTCGGGTATCTGCTCCCGTCCTGATCCCTCACCGGAAAGATTGTTATACGGATTATCTTTATAAACCATTGCATACCGCTTTTCGAAATTGGTGCATGCAGAGAGCGGAGGAGAAGCTGGAAATTCCGACATATACAAATTGTACGATTTGTTTTGTACATGTTTATGATGAAACACTTCCGCTTGCAAGAGTGAGAGATCATGACAATTATGAAGAAAAACATGTGCAGGATATTATTACAAATTTTTTCCTGCGGTCAGATAGTGGATTATACACGAATACCTGTCATGTGACACGTATGGGCGAGGAAGACCGTACACTGTTATATGTGATGGACAGCAGCAAATTTCCAGCGTGGATTTCTGATTTTGGCAAAGAAACAGGTATCGAAAAAAATCATGAGTAA
- a CDS encoding DUF5697 family protein codes for MENKQKPVERETRQLIQTYNVLLKSQIYAYFAKTQRDHFVGRAFKTLEKEKQIYIHQDLEMAAINEEAFKARNVGTLQAFWVLLDIMDQKEVDQHFLASKEEYPVRIVLCGEGEIYDILYVSENEVQVTNNLFTRKMTDDCGHIVIVEKPGYIHEIRIPDVLGFCTVKEGGEIEYYRNADG; via the coding sequence ATGGAAAACAAACAAAAACCCGTGGAACGTGAAACCAGACAGTTAATTCAGACATATAATGTGCTCTTAAAATCTCAGATTTATGCATATTTCGCAAAAACCCAAAGAGATCATTTTGTAGGACGTGCATTTAAGACGCTGGAAAAAGAAAAACAGATTTATATTCATCAGGATCTGGAAATGGCAGCAATAAATGAAGAGGCATTTAAAGCCAGAAATGTAGGAACTTTGCAGGCATTTTGGGTTCTTCTGGATATTATGGATCAAAAAGAGGTAGACCAGCACTTCCTTGCATCAAAAGAGGAATATCCTGTTCGCATTGTGTTATGCGGTGAAGGAGAAATCTATGACATTTTGTATGTGTCAGAGAATGAGGTACAGGTTACCAACAATTTGTTTACCCGGAAGATGACAGATGATTGCGGGCATATCGTTATTGTGGAAAAGCCCGGGTACATACATGAAATCAGGATACCGGACGTGCTTGGATTTTGTACAGTGAAAGAAGGTGGAGAAATCGAATATTACAGAAATGCGGATGGATGA
- a CDS encoding VirB4 family type IV secretion system protein, whose protein sequence is MQKEQQKKDAQKQKEQARENFRQIREQEAEERNLRNQLVQNVEKEERPVRPPKKELSRKEEKSEKVQEVPDLLPMSWTASYIPLKQVKNGIIQTSDNRFVKIVEVLPINFLLRSSSEQRSIILSFMSYLKIAPPNIQLKVLSRKADIQEYIDKIDEEAEKETDERCKILQEDYAELIKSLGMKEAITRRFFLIFEYPSRSGSKNPDERDVHLYMRSAVQTAKKYLAMCGNIVLEHENETRFCVEILYQLLNRQTCLTESLNDRIKEVRKYYTEENGPESIRYIPVTELVAPRTIDFRNWNYVVVDGLYYTYLYVQKYRSRVPAGWLSLLINAGEGIDIDVFFFKQDKNRCVERIGRRIRLNRSKIKDTYDSNSDFDSLSESIQAGYYLKRGLSGSEEFYYMSILVTITGHSEQEVEWRSKEMTKLLSSQDIGTGSCIFREEQAFLSSLPFLQIDKNIYEKSKRNVLTSGVAACYPFASYEMSDKDGIMIGVNKANSSLVIIDIFNSLKYKNANIAIFGTSGSGKTFLMQLMALRMRQKNIQVFIIAPDKGHEFARACNNIGGEFIQISPSSSNCINIMEIRPADMETRDLLDGYTSERSELASKIQSLHIFFSLLIPDMSHEEKQLLDGAMVTCYQEKGITHDNLSLTDPEHPGKYKKMPILGDLHEVLMRKEECRRMANILNRLVSGSASSFNQQTNVDLENKYVVLDISELSGDLLLGMFVALDFVWTKTKKDRTVEKAVFVDEAWKLLMSNDLAGEYLIEIFKTIRAYGGSAICATQDLADCFAVRDGKLGRGILSNSKTKIVLNMEVSEAERIQEELDLSEAETNSIIHFERGNGLISTNNNNLIVEFKASALEKDLITTDRKDLQELKDRIRKYGTDAYGRK, encoded by the coding sequence ATGCAGAAGGAACAGCAGAAAAAAGACGCACAGAAACAGAAAGAGCAGGCCAGGGAGAATTTCAGGCAGATCCGTGAGCAAGAGGCAGAAGAACGTAATCTGAGGAATCAGCTTGTTCAGAATGTAGAAAAAGAAGAACGGCCAGTGCGACCGCCAAAGAAAGAACTTTCTCGAAAAGAAGAGAAAAGTGAGAAAGTCCAGGAAGTACCGGATCTTCTGCCAATGAGCTGGACAGCCTCTTATATACCATTAAAACAAGTAAAAAATGGTATTATCCAAACTTCCGACAATCGTTTTGTTAAAATTGTTGAAGTATTGCCAATCAATTTCTTATTACGGTCATCTTCAGAACAGAGAAGTATCATTCTCTCTTTTATGTCATACCTGAAAATCGCACCGCCCAATATCCAGCTTAAAGTGCTCTCCAGAAAGGCAGACATTCAGGAGTATATTGATAAGATTGATGAAGAGGCTGAAAAAGAAACAGATGAACGTTGTAAAATTCTGCAGGAAGATTATGCAGAACTGATTAAATCCCTGGGTATGAAGGAAGCGATTACACGTCGCTTCTTTTTGATTTTTGAATATCCTTCCCGTAGTGGGAGTAAGAATCCAGACGAAAGAGATGTACATCTTTATATGCGTTCTGCTGTGCAGACTGCAAAAAAATATCTTGCCATGTGCGGAAATATAGTTTTGGAGCATGAGAATGAGACGCGCTTCTGCGTGGAAATCTTATACCAGCTGTTAAATCGTCAAACATGCCTGACAGAATCTCTGAATGATCGGATAAAAGAAGTTCGGAAGTACTATACAGAAGAAAACGGTCCAGAAAGTATACGATATATTCCTGTAACAGAACTGGTCGCTCCGAGAACCATTGATTTCAGGAACTGGAACTATGTGGTTGTAGATGGATTGTATTATACATATCTGTATGTTCAAAAATACCGTTCAAGAGTCCCGGCCGGATGGCTGTCTCTGTTGATCAATGCAGGTGAAGGAATAGATATAGACGTTTTTTTCTTCAAGCAGGATAAAAACCGCTGTGTGGAGCGAATTGGACGCAGAATACGCTTGAACCGTTCAAAAATCAAGGATACTTATGATTCAAACAGCGACTTTGACAGTCTGAGTGAATCCATTCAGGCTGGTTATTACCTGAAAAGGGGGCTGAGCGGCAGTGAAGAATTCTACTACATGAGCATTCTGGTTACGATAACTGGACATAGTGAACAGGAAGTAGAATGGCGTTCAAAGGAAATGACAAAGCTGTTAAGCTCTCAGGACATTGGCACAGGTAGCTGCATTTTCAGAGAAGAACAGGCTTTTTTATCTTCTCTGCCATTTTTACAGATAGACAAAAATATTTATGAGAAGTCCAAACGGAATGTACTTACATCCGGTGTAGCAGCATGTTATCCATTTGCTTCATATGAAATGTCTGATAAAGATGGCATCATGATCGGAGTAAATAAAGCAAACAGTTCGCTTGTCATCATAGATATTTTTAATTCGTTAAAATACAAAAATGCAAACATAGCAATATTTGGAACATCTGGCTCAGGAAAAACATTTTTGATGCAGCTTATGGCACTACGTATGAGACAAAAAAACATACAGGTATTTATTATTGCTCCGGATAAAGGACATGAATTTGCAAGAGCCTGTAACAACATTGGTGGAGAATTTATACAGATTTCTCCTTCATCGTCGAACTGCATCAACATAATGGAAATACGGCCTGCAGATATGGAAACTCGCGATTTATTGGATGGGTATACATCTGAAAGGTCAGAACTTGCAAGCAAAATTCAAAGCTTACATATTTTTTTCAGCCTTCTGATTCCAGATATGTCACATGAAGAAAAACAGCTTTTAGATGGTGCAATGGTTACTTGCTATCAGGAAAAGGGAATCACACATGATAATCTGAGTCTGACGGATCCGGAACATCCAGGAAAATACAAAAAGATGCCGATTCTTGGTGATCTGCATGAAGTGCTTATGCGTAAAGAAGAATGCAGACGTATGGCGAATATATTAAATCGTCTGGTGAGTGGATCGGCATCCAGCTTTAATCAGCAGACAAATGTGGATCTGGAAAATAAATATGTTGTGTTGGATATTTCAGAACTTTCCGGTGACCTGCTCCTTGGAATGTTTGTGGCACTGGATTTTGTCTGGACAAAAACAAAGAAAGACCGGACAGTAGAAAAAGCGGTTTTTGTAGATGAAGCATGGAAACTTCTGATGTCTAATGATTTGGCAGGAGAATATCTGATTGAAATATTCAAAACAATCAGAGCTTATGGTGGATCGGCTATTTGTGCCACACAGGATCTGGCAGACTGTTTTGCGGTAAGAGATGGAAAACTTGGACGCGGTATATTAAGCAACTCAAAAACAAAAATTGTTCTGAACATGGAAGTTTCAGAAGCAGAACGGATTCAGGAGGAGTTGGATCTTTCAGAAGCCGAAACCAATTCTATTATTCATTTTGAAAGAGGAAATGGTCTGATTTCCACAAATAATAATAATTTGATTGTTGAATTTAAAGCAAGTGCTCTGGAAAAAGATCTGATTACCACTGACCGCAAAGATCTTCAGGAATTGAAAGACAGAATCCGGAAATATGGTACAGATGCTTATGGCAGGAAATAG
- a CDS encoding transglycosylase SLT domain-containing protein produces MAEEDKNSSPLDEGTEIIAHTAQTAYATTAAVAAGGTAAGMAAGTALAGPLGTVIGALVSNKTVWKILVSIFLFCFLWMFIIANMIGIIFSYLGFANADSYANEAQSTQLTNIRDRVEEVLQQEDYKKEILKIINKKHKAVLKEIDQDKAEKYAGHELVVVDEYETKLKRNLGYYLAVLMMENEDNSTVFSFLGYANSLGIDMSTNLSSPYDSFFYEAAQTYNVPAALLIAMGKVESDFNPNVVSGAGASGIMQLMPSTAASLGVSNVFDPRENIMGGAKYVSQLIEQFKGYSNGLELAIAGYNAGPGAVMKYGYQIPPYAETQAYVKKVLGYVEIQQHQTSTSSSSAKDAQKSDADTEKLQTSYELLKESVEKHLDSFFDWSVTDERKGEATETIYCMEVNGKRGEIDRTTYEQILAQGGNAWQENRTVVSKKVEYTLALLLNAQITGGSGYQYKFVTNKTTFDIVIKLLEYLQKGVDAVKNALSTIFHWTDFVTGGSSGDSFVAGNIDASGDIITYDTVGKGVKKVVYFNQTEEPWKGMSYGSSTIGASGCGPTSMAIIISTLIGQTVTPQMTCAYSIANGEYVPGMGTSHSFPTNAAYHWGLTCERVGKDRMNYVVQSLKEGKMVVEICEAYTITGSGSGHFIVLTGVTRDGYITIADCASRERTGKVYSVETIKSYGRDLSEGAFWIVGKK; encoded by the coding sequence ATGGCAGAAGAAGATAAAAATTCGTCCCCTCTGGATGAAGGCACAGAAATTATTGCACATACTGCTCAAACTGCATATGCAACAACAGCGGCAGTAGCAGCTGGAGGAACAGCAGCAGGAATGGCAGCAGGAACAGCCCTTGCAGGTCCTCTTGGAACTGTGATCGGGGCATTGGTATCAAATAAAACTGTTTGGAAAATACTCGTTTCTATTTTCCTGTTTTGCTTTCTCTGGATGTTTATTATTGCAAATATGATAGGAATTATTTTTAGTTATCTTGGATTTGCAAATGCAGATTCGTATGCGAATGAAGCTCAATCTACGCAGCTTACGAATATACGTGACCGGGTTGAAGAAGTTCTGCAGCAGGAAGATTACAAAAAAGAAATCTTGAAAATAATAAACAAAAAGCACAAGGCTGTTTTAAAAGAAATTGACCAGGACAAAGCAGAAAAATATGCAGGCCATGAGCTGGTTGTGGTGGATGAATATGAAACGAAGCTGAAAAGGAATCTTGGATATTACCTTGCCGTACTGATGATGGAAAACGAAGATAACAGTACGGTTTTTTCTTTTTTAGGTTATGCAAATAGTTTGGGGATTGATATGTCCACAAACTTGTCCAGCCCATACGACTCATTTTTTTATGAAGCGGCACAGACGTACAATGTGCCGGCAGCGTTGTTGATCGCAATGGGTAAAGTAGAATCAGACTTTAATCCAAATGTTGTTTCTGGTGCAGGGGCATCTGGTATTATGCAGCTTATGCCATCTACAGCAGCATCTCTAGGGGTATCTAATGTTTTTGATCCCAGAGAGAATATTATGGGCGGAGCAAAGTATGTTTCCCAGCTGATTGAGCAGTTTAAAGGCTATTCAAATGGATTGGAACTGGCAATCGCAGGGTACAACGCAGGGCCCGGAGCAGTTATGAAATATGGATATCAGATTCCTCCATATGCGGAAACGCAGGCATATGTAAAAAAAGTATTAGGCTATGTTGAAATTCAGCAACATCAAACATCCACTTCTTCAAGTTCTGCAAAGGATGCTCAAAAATCGGATGCAGATACTGAAAAATTACAAACATCCTATGAACTTTTAAAAGAGTCGGTTGAAAAGCATCTGGATAGTTTTTTTGACTGGTCAGTTACAGATGAGCGAAAAGGCGAAGCAACGGAGACCATTTATTGTATGGAAGTGAATGGGAAAAGAGGTGAGATAGATCGAACAACCTATGAGCAGATTCTGGCACAGGGTGGAAATGCATGGCAGGAAAACCGGACAGTAGTATCCAAGAAAGTAGAATATACATTAGCGTTGCTTTTGAATGCACAGATTACAGGCGGAAGCGGGTATCAGTATAAATTTGTCACAAACAAGACAACCTTTGATATTGTGATCAAATTGTTGGAATATTTACAAAAAGGCGTAGATGCTGTTAAAAATGCACTTTCCACGATTTTTCATTGGACAGATTTTGTTACTGGTGGGAGCAGTGGAGATTCTTTTGTTGCAGGAAATATAGATGCTTCAGGGGATATCATTACATATGATACAGTCGGAAAAGGCGTAAAAAAAGTAGTTTATTTTAATCAGACAGAGGAACCGTGGAAAGGCATGTCTTATGGCTCCAGTACGATCGGTGCGTCCGGTTGTGGACCTACATCTATGGCAATTATAATTTCAACGTTAATTGGACAGACGGTAACACCTCAGATGACATGTGCTTATTCCATTGCAAATGGAGAATATGTTCCAGGCATGGGAACGTCTCATTCATTTCCGACGAATGCTGCCTATCACTGGGGACTTACTTGTGAAAGAGTCGGAAAGGACCGTATGAATTATGTCGTGCAGTCCCTTAAAGAAGGCAAGATGGTTGTAGAAATCTGTGAAGCCTATACGATTACAGGAAGTGGAAGCGGACATTTTATCGTATTGACTGGTGTGACCAGAGATGGTTATATCACGATAGCGGATTGTGCAAGCAGAGAACGAACCGGAAAAGTGTACAGTGTGGAAACTATCAAATCCTACGGACGTGATCTTAGCGAAGGAGCGTTCTGGATTGTTGGAAAAAAATGA
- a CDS encoding helix-turn-helix domain-containing protein gives MEQKLKCDVYIGKNLRRLREKFGLSQEKLCAELQCRNCDIGRSTYAKYENGELNIRISVLMELKKIYNCSYDEFFDDLDSH, from the coding sequence ATGGAGCAAAAATTAAAATGTGACGTATATATTGGTAAAAATCTTCGCCGTCTTCGCGAAAAATTTGGATTATCCCAAGAAAAGCTCTGTGCAGAATTACAGTGCAGAAATTGCGACATTGGTCGCTCTACTTATGCCAAATATGAAAACGGTGAATTAAATATCCGAATCAGCGTCCTTATGGAATTAAAAAAGATCTATAACTGTTCTTATGATGAATTTTTTGATGATCTTGATTCCCATTAA
- a CDS encoding helix-turn-helix domain-containing protein translates to MDDFVGVLCRARMSEREAIQLIVEMYRPLMLKYANLNTGFDDDLYQEFVCCVISCIFKFPFEKWNAENDLD, encoded by the coding sequence TTGGATGATTTTGTAGGGGTTTTATGTAGAGCGAGAATGAGCGAAAGGGAAGCTATACAGCTGATTGTAGAAATGTATCGTCCCCTGATGCTTAAATATGCTAATTTGAATACTGGTTTTGATGATGATTTGTACCAGGAATTTGTATGTTGTGTGATTAGTTGTATTTTTAAATTTCCGTTTGAAAAATGGAATGCAGAAAATGATCTGGATTAA
- a CDS encoding sigma-70 family RNA polymerase sigma factor — protein sequence MTKTEKELKKEFSAYVKTAIKNTQKQYLIKKGKILDNEIAMDDEGIDEILQKQTEDLFDKMDLNVDMVLSDEINVNSFLDQINDPVLYVSLCSLKELQQKVLMLRIVYVKSFDDIGGILNMTAKQAENSYYNAIRKIRKQMGDNFG from the coding sequence ATGACAAAAACAGAGAAAGAACTGAAAAAGGAATTTAGTGCTTATGTGAAGACTGCAATTAAGAATACACAAAAGCAGTACTTAATAAAAAAAGGCAAGATTCTGGATAATGAAATAGCCATGGATGATGAAGGAATAGATGAAATCTTACAAAAGCAGACAGAAGACCTGTTTGATAAGATGGATTTAAATGTAGATATGGTTCTGAGTGATGAAATCAATGTAAATTCTTTTCTGGATCAAATCAATGATCCTGTTCTTTATGTTTCTCTGTGTTCGTTGAAGGAACTGCAGCAGAAAGTATTAATGCTCCGTATAGTATATGTAAAATCATTCGATGATATTGGAGGTATTTTGAATATGACAGCAAAACAGGCTGAAAACAGCTATTACAATGCAATCAGAAAAATACGAAAACAGATGGGAGATAACTTTGGATGA
- a CDS encoding zinc ribbon domain-containing protein has translation MLDIVYLAIQEKGRKKCPECDSEISKKVRICPECGYLFQQGLSEEQLTGYIEQEQEKEMSSEQIDRAFEKTDNIAADEIDSFDGDINDFLQE, from the coding sequence ATGTTGGATATTGTATATCTGGCAATTCAGGAAAAGGGCAGAAAAAAATGCCCTGAGTGTGATTCTGAGATATCAAAAAAAGTCAGGATATGTCCGGAATGCGGTTATCTTTTTCAGCAGGGACTGTCAGAAGAACAGCTGACGGGATACATTGAACAGGAGCAGGAAAAAGAAATGAGTTCGGAACAAATTGATCGCGCATTTGAAAAAACAGATAATATTGCCGCAGATGAGATAGATTCTTTTGATGGTGATATAAATGATTTTTTACAGGAATAA